A window of Microbacterium sp. Root61 genomic DNA:
CATGCGAGAGCGCCCACGAAGGGCGAGAGGAACAGGGGCAGGATCAGCCCGAACTCCCACAGCTTGCGCAGGGGCACGTTGACGCGGGTGAGGAACCAGGCCGCGAGTCCGCCGAACAGGACGGAGAGCCCCGCGACGCTGACGGCCATGAGGAGGGTTCCGATGAGCGAGGCGTAGTACTCGCCACTGAGGTAGACGCGGTAGATCGCGTCGAGGGAGAAGCTGTTGTCGGGAAGGCCGGGCGCCTTGCTCTGGAACGCCCCGAAGAACACCATCGCCACGGGGCCGGCCACCAGGCCGAGCAGCAGGATGAAGACGGCGATGCCGAGGGACGAGGGGCGGCGCCACAGCGCGCGGCGGCCGGCGCCCGGCGGCACCGCGACCGAAGTGGTCGCGGTGCCGCCGGTCTCGCCGACGACGGGTTCGGCTTGATCGAGAATCGTCATCCGGAGTATCCGAATACTTCGTTCCACTGCGAGAGGAAGTCGCCGTCAGCGGAGGATGCCTTCAAGAACTCCTCGTCGTCGATGAAATCGAACCAGACATTGTCGATCTCGGGCCCCTTGTACCAGTCGAAGCTCAGCAGCTCGCGGTCATCGGAGACTTCGCTGTTGGCCGGAACCGTTTGGGTGATCGTGGTGTAACTCGCGTTGGCCTCCGGTGTGGTGGCCCATTCCATGAACAACCGCGCGGCGTTCGGGTGCGGCGCATCCTCGACGACTCCGACGGCGAAGTAGCCGCCGGTGGTGTCCTTCGGATACACGAACTCCAGCGGGGCCCCCTGCAGCGCCTGCGGCGCGGCGAGGCTGTCGGTCAGCGCCACCGCGATCGCGTACTCACCGGCGATCAGGTTCTGCACGAGCGTCGCCGAGCTGTAGAACAGCGGGTCGTTGTCGGCGATGGCCTGCAGTGCATCCCAGCCGTACTCGTCGGCGGCGTCGCCTTCGGCGAAGCGGTAGTAGAACGCTGCAGCCTGCTGCGACGATTGCGGCATGTTGACACCGACGCGACCCTTGAACACCGGGTCCCCGGCCGCCTTGATCGGGTCCTTGCGGATCTCCTTGATCTCGGCGTCCGTGAGCAGCGAGGGGTTGTAGGCGACGGTCTGGAAATAGCCGTTCTGCACGGGATAGAAGAATCCGGGACCCGACTGGTCGGCCGGGTACAGATCGGCATTCTCCGGTGTGTACTCCGCGATCCACCCGGAATCGACGGCTGACTGCATCGAGACCCGGTCGGCGATGCTGAAGATGTCCGCCTGGTGCTGGTCGGCCGACATCTCCTGGGCGAACCGCTGGTTGAGCTCGCTGCCGGGCAGCCGGAGGATGTTCACCGTGATGCCGTACTCCTCGCTGAACCCCTGTGTCCAGGCCTGCAGGGAGGTCTCGTTGGCGTCACCGTAGAACGTGAGCTCCCCTTCCTCCTTCGCGGCGGCGACGAGCGCGGCCATGTCGCCGTCCGGTGCTGCTTCCGACGAGGATGGCTCCGCAGGGGTGGATGAGCACCCGGCCAACGCCACAAGAACGGATGCGGCCAGCGTGGCGACCGCGATCCTCTGGATGTTCTTCACAAATAGCTCCCTTGCCATCTCTTGATGCTGAACGATTCGGACCCGGTCGGAACGAATCATGGCTGTCAGTCCCCCGCCACGGACTCTTTGCAACGACCGAGAATCGGGGTGATTCCATTTGACGGACTCCGCGTGCCAGGGACAACGGGGCGTCCCGCATAGGGGAACGTCCCCGCGACGTTGCGCCACGCCTCCGAGCCGATCGCGTCCGATACACAGCACTGAAGGACGGTGTCGCGGGGCAGGATGGAACGGTGAGACGCGTGCATGTGATCGTCCGAGGCGAGGTCCAGGGTGTGGGCTACCGCTACACCGCACGCCTGATCGCGCGAGAGGTCGGCGTCAGCGGCTGGGTGCGCAATCGCCGTGACGGCACCGTCGAGGCGGAGGTCGAGGGCACCCCCGCCCAGGTCGACGAGATGCTGGCGTGGATGGCCGAAGGCCCACCGGGGTCACGCGTCGAGAGCGCGTCGGTCACCGAGCAGCACCCCGACGGCGGCGTCGGGTTCCGCGTCGTCGAGTAGATCTCAGCCCGGTAGCCCCGCCGCCAGCTCCGCGAAGACCTCACCCGCATCCTCACGCGTCGCCAGCCCCGCCGCCTGCCCCGCCCACAGCGAGACGAGATCGCCGTTGCCGGCAGCCCCGGCCGCGGCGCGGAAGGCGCCGGTCAGCCAGTTCTGCGCGGGGAACGGGGCGATGACGCCGGAGGCCTCGATCGCGCGCATGGCACGGTTCGGGATGCCGCGGGCCAGGCGTCCGCTCATCGCCCGGGTCAGCACGGTGCCGGTGTCGCCGGCCGCGGCGATCGCCTGCCGGTGCGCCTCGGTCGCGGCTGACTGCCGCGTGCGCAGGAAGGCCGTGCCGACCTGCACGCCGGAGGCGCCGAGCGCGAACGCCGCAGCGACGCCGCGCCGGTCGGCGATACCGCCGGCCGCGATCACGGGCACCCGAACGGCGTCCACGACCTGCGGGACGAGCGCGAACGTGCCGACGAGCGACCGCTCGGCGGGGCGCAGGAACGACACCCGGTGTCCCGCTGCTTCGGATCCGGTCGCGACGATGGCATCGACCCCCGCCTCATCCAGCGCCTGCGCCTCGGCGACGGTCGTGGCCGTGCCGACGACGCGGATGCCGCGGGCATGGGCCGCCTCGAGCAGAGCGGCGGTCGGCACACCGTAGACGACGCTCAGCACGGCGGGCGCGGCATCCAGTACCGCGGCGATCTGGTCGTCGGAGTCGGGCAGGAACCGTTCCGGCAGGCTCGGCGGCGCCACGCCCGCCTCGGCGTACAGCGGAGCCAGGGCGGCCAGGTGCGGTGCCGGATCGACTTCGGCCGGCGTGATCTCGCCCGGCATCGGCAGCCAGAGATTCACCGCGAACGGGCGATCGGTGGCCGCGCGAAGCTGCCCGATGGTGTCATGGATCCGGTCGGGCTCGTAGCCGTAGAGGCCGTACGAGCCGAGTCCGCCCGCCTCGCTGACCGCGGCCGTGAGCTCGATGGAGGAGAGGCCGCCGAACGGGCCCAGCACGATCGGCGTGGTGATGCCGATCACCTGCTGCAGAGTCTCGGTCATGGTGTTTCCCTCCGTCGACGGACCCTACCGACGCTAGTCGGCCCGGGCGAGACCGCGCGGAGTGTGACGCCGGGAACGCAGAAGGACCCCACCGAAACGGTGGGGTCCTTCGCAGATCATCCGGAGCGCGGACGCTCCGGGACGATCAGATGCTTTACAGCGCGTTGACGTCCAGCGGGATGCCGGGGCCGAACGTGGTCGAGACGGCACCCTTCTGGATGTAGCGGCCCTTCGAGCTGGACGGCTTCAGACGGTTGATCTCCTCGAGAGCAGCCTTGAAGTTCTCGTCGAGCTGGTCGGCCGTGAACGATGCCTTGCCGACGACGAAGTGCACGTTGGCGTGCTTGTCGACGCGGAACTCGATCTTGCCGCCCTTGATCTCCTCGACGGCCTTGGCCGGGTTCGGGGTGACCGTGCCGGTCTTCGGGTTGGGCATGAGGCCACGGGGGCCGAGCACCTTTCCGAGACGACCGACCTGGCCCATGAGCTCGGGCGTGGAGACGGCCGCGTCGAACGCGGTCCAGCCGCCGGCGACCTTCTCGATGAGCTCGGCGCCGCCGACCTCATCCGCACCGGCTGCGATGGCGGCCTCAGCGGCCGGGCCCGTCGCGAACACGATGACGCGAGCGGTCTTGCCCGTGCCGTGGGGCAGCATGACGGTGCCGCGCACCATCTGGTCTGCCTTGCGGGGGTCCACAGCGAGCTTGAGTGCGACCTCGACGGTCGAGTCGAACTTCGCCGACCCCGTCTCCTTCGCGAGCGCAACTGCCTCGGTGGACGTGTAGAACTTGTCAGCCGCGATCTTCGCGGCGGCGGCCTGGTAGGCCTTGGACTTGGTAGCCATTTTCCTTATCCCCCTCAGTCCTCGACCGTGATGCCCATGGAACGGGCGGTGCCGGCGATGATCTTCGAGGCGGCCTCGATGTCGTTTGCGTTCAGGTCGGGCTGCTTCGCCTCGGCGATCTCGCGCACCTGCGCCTTGGTCAACTTGGCGACCTTGACGGTGTGGGGCGTCGGCGAGCCCTTGGCGACGCCGGCGGCCTTCTTGATGAGCTCGGCTGCCGGGGGCGTCTTCAGGATGAACGTGAAGCTGCGGTCTTCGTAGACGGTGATCTCAACGGGGATGACGTTGCCGCGCTGGGCCTCGGTCGCCGCGTTGTACGCCTTGCAGAACTCCATGATGTTGACGCCGTGCTGACCGAGCGCGGGCCCGATCGGGGGCGCCGGGTTTGCGGCACCAGCCTTGATCTGAAGTTTGATCAGGCCGGTCACCTTCTTCTTAGGTGCCATTTCCTTTTCCTTTCCTCGAACCGGATGCACTCGGCATCCGCTTCTCCCGCCAGTCCGGCCGTTCCGGACCGCGGTTTCCCCGGGCGAACCCGGGAAGTCTTAAAGCTTGGTGACCTGGTCGAAGCTGAGCTCGACCGGGGTCTCGCGCTCGAAGAGCGAGACGAGGACGGTGAGCTTGCCGCTCTCCGGCTTGATCTCGCTGATCGTGCCCGGAAGACCCGCGAACGAGCCTTCCTTGATCGTGATGGTCTCGCCGACCTCGAAGTCGATCTCGGCGGGGATCGCACGGGCCACGGCGTGGCCACCCTTGGCGGCGCCGCCCTTGGCGGGCGCGACCTCCTTGACCTCGACGAGCGACTTCAACATGTTGAAGGCCTCTTCGAAGCGCAGCGGGGTGGGGTTGTGGGCGTTGCCGACGAAGCCGGTGACGCCGGGCGTGTGACGCACGACCGACCAGGTGTCTTCGTTGAGCTCCATGCGAACGAGCACGTAGCCGGGGATCCGGACGCGCGTGACCATCTTGCGCTGGCCGTTCTTGATCTCGACGACGTCCTCCATCGGGACCTCGATCTGGTAGATGTCGTCCTCGACCTCGAGCGTCGACTTGCGCTGCTCGATGTTGGCCTTCACCTTGCGCTCGAAACCGGCGTAGGAGTGCAGGACGTACCACTTGCCCGGGAGCGAGCGCAGCTCGGCGCGGAAAGCCTCGTACGGGTCGGCGTCCTCGTCGCCGGCTTCCTCGGAAGCCTCGGCGTCGTCGACGATCGCCGCAGCGGCGTCGACTTCCTCGACGAATTCCTCGTCGAGGACGGGCGCGTCCTCGTCGCCGTTGATGTCGGGGCCGTCGTAGGGCGTCACGTCATCGGCGTGCTCGGCGACGTACTCGGCCTCTTCCTCGGCGAGCGAGTCGGTGAGGACCTCGGCGGCCGCTTCGGCTTCTTCGGTCTTGTCGATGTTCAAAGCGTCATTCACGATCGCGTCGGCCTCCGGGTCGTCGATATCGATGTCGTCAAAGTCGGAAAGATCCTCAGCGCCGTCCTCGTCCACGACGTGGATCGCGACGTGCTCGGCGGGCTCAACGGAGCGCTCTTCCTCGGCGAGGACGTTGCCCTCCTGGGCTTCGTCGTCCTCCGAGGACTGCTCTGCGGCGGTCGCCCAGTCGGCGTCGTCGACATATCTTTCAGACACTTGTACTTCTTCTTCCGTTCGTGGGTGCGGGATGCTTCAGACGAACCCCACCCGCGCCGTGGGTCAGGAGTTGATGACGGCGCCCGGCGTTCCGAAGACGACGGTCGTTACCCAGACGAACAGCACGTCGAGGCCGTACACGAGCGCCATCATCACGACGACGAATCCGAGCACGACCGCAGTGAACTTCAGCAACTCCTGCCGGGTCGGAGTGACGACCTTGCGGAGCTCCGCGAACACCTGACGAATGAACACGGCGATGCGTGCGAAGAAGTTCAGCTTCTTTTCACGCGGCGCGTCGCTCTTGGCGACCACCTCGCCGTTCGGCTCGTCTGAGACCATCGAACCCACCTGATTACCTTCCGTGTGTCAACTTCCGCTGACGCGCAGGGCGGACAGGAATCGAACCTGCAACCTGCGGTTTTGGAGACCGCTGCTCTGCCAATTGAGCTACCGCCCTAAGGGTCGGATGACCCCGGGATGCCCGCACTCCACGCCGTGACCTTGTGCAAAGGAACCTGCCCCGAACCCGGGCACGGCAAAAGAATGCAGACTTCAACTGCACAACCAAGTGTACGGCATGGCCTCGCGACCCGCGAACCGAGTCAGTACTCCGCGATGCCGTAGCGCTCGGGTTCGGGTCCGCGTGCGAACGCCCGGCCCGACAGCGACACGGGCTCCACCCGCACGTAGTGGTACTTCAGGGTCGGCACCCACGGTTCGAGTCCCAGCGCGTCGGCGGCGCGCACGGCGTCGGAGGTGTCCAGCACCCGGGCGTGTCCGCGCACGACCACGCTCCACGCGTCGACATCGGTGTGATCGTCGGCCTCGAAGAGAACCTCGTCATTCACGGTCAGCTCGAACAGCTTGCTGCCCGGAGCGGTCCGGAACACGATCGTCCGATCGTCCACCACGAAGTTGACCGGGAAGATGTCCATCACATCCCCGACCCGGGTCACCAGGCGCCCGAGTTCCTGCCCGCCGAGCCGCGCCCAGCAATCGTCGACGGTCAGAGCGGTGACGACTTCCTGCGTCTCGTCCATGCCTCCATTGTCGCGAGAAAGCGTCGCCGGGG
This region includes:
- a CDS encoding ABC transporter substrate-binding protein, with amino-acid sequence MKNIQRIAVATLAASVLVALAGCSSTPAEPSSSEAAPDGDMAALVAAAKEEGELTFYGDANETSLQAWTQGFSEEYGITVNILRLPGSELNQRFAQEMSADQHQADIFSIADRVSMQSAVDSGWIAEYTPENADLYPADQSGPGFFYPVQNGYFQTVAYNPSLLTDAEIKEIRKDPIKAAGDPVFKGRVGVNMPQSSQQAAAFYYRFAEGDAADEYGWDALQAIADNDPLFYSSATLVQNLIAGEYAIAVALTDSLAAPQALQGAPLEFVYPKDTTGGYFAVGVVEDAPHPNAARLFMEWATTPEANASYTTITQTVPANSEVSDDRELLSFDWYKGPEIDNVWFDFIDDEEFLKASSADGDFLSQWNEVFGYSG
- a CDS encoding acylphosphatase: MRRVHVIVRGEVQGVGYRYTARLIAREVGVSGWVRNRRDGTVEAEVEGTPAQVDEMLAWMAEGPPGSRVESASVTEQHPDGGVGFRVVE
- a CDS encoding NAD(P)H-dependent flavin oxidoreductase, which encodes MTETLQQVIGITTPIVLGPFGGLSSIELTAAVSEAGGLGSYGLYGYEPDRIHDTIGQLRAATDRPFAVNLWLPMPGEITPAEVDPAPHLAALAPLYAEAGVAPPSLPERFLPDSDDQIAAVLDAAPAVLSVVYGVPTAALLEAAHARGIRVVGTATTVAEAQALDEAGVDAIVATGSEAAGHRVSFLRPAERSLVGTFALVPQVVDAVRVPVIAAGGIADRRGVAAAFALGASGVQVGTAFLRTRQSAATEAHRQAIAAAGDTGTVLTRAMSGRLARGIPNRAMRAIEASGVIAPFPAQNWLTGAFRAAAGAAGNGDLVSLWAGQAAGLATREDAGEVFAELAAGLPG
- the rplA gene encoding 50S ribosomal protein L1 — its product is MATKSKAYQAAAAKIAADKFYTSTEAVALAKETGSAKFDSTVEVALKLAVDPRKADQMVRGTVMLPHGTGKTARVIVFATGPAAEAAIAAGADEVGGAELIEKVAGGWTAFDAAVSTPELMGQVGRLGKVLGPRGLMPNPKTGTVTPNPAKAVEEIKGGKIEFRVDKHANVHFVVGKASFTADQLDENFKAALEEINRLKPSSSKGRYIQKGAVSTTFGPGIPLDVNAL
- the rplK gene encoding 50S ribosomal protein L11, which produces MAPKKKVTGLIKLQIKAGAANPAPPIGPALGQHGVNIMEFCKAYNAATEAQRGNVIPVEITVYEDRSFTFILKTPPAAELIKKAAGVAKGSPTPHTVKVAKLTKAQVREIAEAKQPDLNANDIEAASKIIAGTARSMGITVED
- the nusG gene encoding transcription termination/antitermination protein NusG, translating into MSERYVDDADWATAAEQSSEDDEAQEGNVLAEEERSVEPAEHVAIHVVDEDGAEDLSDFDDIDIDDPEADAIVNDALNIDKTEEAEAAAEVLTDSLAEEEAEYVAEHADDVTPYDGPDINGDEDAPVLDEEFVEEVDAAAAIVDDAEASEEAGDEDADPYEAFRAELRSLPGKWYVLHSYAGFERKVKANIEQRKSTLEVEDDIYQIEVPMEDVVEIKNGQRKMVTRVRIPGYVLVRMELNEDTWSVVRHTPGVTGFVGNAHNPTPLRFEEAFNMLKSLVEVKEVAPAKGGAAKGGHAVARAIPAEIDFEVGETITIKEGSFAGLPGTISEIKPESGKLTVLVSLFERETPVELSFDQVTKL
- the secE gene encoding preprotein translocase subunit SecE → MVSDEPNGEVVAKSDAPREKKLNFFARIAVFIRQVFAELRKVVTPTRQELLKFTAVVLGFVVVMMALVYGLDVLFVWVTTVVFGTPGAVINS
- a CDS encoding pyridoxamine 5'-phosphate oxidase family protein; translation: MDETQEVVTALTVDDCWARLGGQELGRLVTRVGDVMDIFPVNFVVDDRTIVFRTAPGSKLFELTVNDEVLFEADDHTDVDAWSVVVRGHARVLDTSDAVRAADALGLEPWVPTLKYHYVRVEPVSLSGRAFARGPEPERYGIAEY